CTCCTTGCGGCAGCGTTGTCGCGGCCCAATGCATAGATGCGCTTCAGCCATCCGCTCTCATCAAGTCCTTCCGAGAAATCGATGCCGAGCCGCTTGGAAAGATCGTCGAAAATATCGAAATCACTGCGTGACTGTCCGAAAGGCTCCTGGACCTTTTTCATCGCAACGATCAGGTCTTCGCCGCCGGAGGATGCGATATCGTTGCGTTCCAGCGGAGTGGTGACCGGCAGCACGATATCGGCAAGCTTCGCCGTCGACGTCCAGTAGGGTTCGTTGACGACGATGGTCTCCGGCTTCTGCCAAGCTTGCAAGAGACGATTGAGATCCTGATGATGATGGAACGGATTACCGCCGGCCCAATAGACCAACCGGATATCGGGATAGACAAAGGCCTTGCCATTATAGGTGAAGCCGTCACCGGGATTGAGCAGCATGTCGGTGATGCGCGCGACCGGAATGAACGTGGAAATCGGGTTTTTCCCCTGCGGAAAAGCACCGAACTTGAAGCGGGGATTGTCGTGGCCGACGGAATTCAAGGCGCCGTAACCAATGCCAAAGCCGCCGCCGGGTAGGCCGATCTGGCCTAGCATGGCCGCCAAGGTCACCGTCATCCAGAATGGCTGTTCGCCATGCACGGCGCGCTGCAGCGACCATGAGACGTTGATCATCGTCCGGCTCGTCGCCATTTCCCGCGCCAGCGAGGTGATCCGTCGGGCATCGATACCGCAGATCACGGATGCCCATTCCGGGGACTTGGCAATGCCGTCGTTCTCGCCGAGGAGATAGGGCCTGAAACGCTCATAGCCGACGCAATGGCTTTGCAGGAACGAGAAATCGGCAAGTCCCTCGGCATCCAGCACATAGGCAAGCGCCAGCATGAGCGCCACGTCCGTGTTCGGGCGGATAGCCAGCCATTCGCTGTCAACCGGCATGTTATCAGACACCGGGCTGACATTGACAAAGCGCGTACCGGCCATTTCCATCGCCTTCATGCCGGCCGTCACGCGGTGGCGCCCGGCGCCTCCGGCAGACATCTGGGCATTCTTCACCGGCACGCCGCCGAAGGTAAGGAACAGCTCGGTATGCCGCGCCATCACGTCGAATGACGTGTGTTGGTCGAGAAGGATCTCGGTCGATGCGATCGCGTGAGGCAGGATCACCCGCCCCGCCGCAAGACTGTAATTGTCGACGCTGCCAACATAACCGCCGATCAGGTTGAGGAAACGGTGCACCTGGCTTTGCGCGTGGTGAAAGCGGCCAGCGCTGGCCCAGCCATAGGAGCCACCGAAGATCGCCTCATTGCCGAATTTTTCACGGATACGCTGAAATTCGCGCGCCAAAAGATCGAGCGCCTCGTCCCATTCCACCTCAATGAAAGGTTCGCGGCCGCGCAAATGCGGGTTGGCGCCCGGTCCACTTTGCAACCAGCTTTTGCGGATCGAAGGCTTTGCGATCCGCACCGACTTCAGCGTTGCTGATGCCATATGAAGGCCGATCGGAGACGGATCGGCATCCTCCGCCGCACCGCGGATCGACACGCCACCGGTGGCTTCGGGCTCTATCTCATAGACGCCCCAGTGGGCAGCAGTGCGGATCTTGCGGTTGGACCTTTTTGCGTGGTCCATTATTTCGCCGCTGCCGATGGCTCTTCGCGCTGCCGCAATGCCTCTATGACAATTCGCGCACCGTCGGAGATCGCATGCTCGATCGCGGCGCGAGCCGCATCTGCGCTCTTCTCCTGCAGAGCCCGCATCAGATCGTCGTAGTTATGGTGATCGCCGGAAGCGGACTGGACCTCCGGATAGAGATAATTAAAGCCAGGGCCTGCCTTCAGCCAAAGCATTTCGATGACGCCCAGAAGGGTTGGCATGCGAGCTGCGGCATAAAGTACGAAGCGAAACTCCTTGTTCAGGGCAAGGGCCAGATGCTGGTCTTTCGCCGTCTTCGCTGCCAAGTACTTTTTTAGAAGAACCCGCATCTGCGCAATCTCTTTGCCGCTGATCTGACTTGCAGCATTGAATGCAGCGAGGCCCTCGACCGATTTGCGAATCTCGGAAATCTCGCGATATTGCGCCACTGTCATCGTCGGCACCCGAAAGGATTGTGCAGGTTCCGCGGTCAGGACGCCGGAGGCTGCGAAACGCACCAGCGCTTCACGCACCGGCGTAATGCTCATTCCGAGCGAGTCCGCCAAGTCCTTTGTGACAAGCCGTGTCCCCGGCTCCAGACGACCTTCGATGAGAGCCATGCGGATCTCATCCTCGACATGCGTCACAAGGCTCTTTCGCGGAGCCGCATTGAACAAAGCCGTACTCACATTATCCTCGCGGGTAGAAAAATTGCCCGTTTTTTACCACGGATTCGAAATTGCCTACATCTTGTCCAGATAGGATATATCATATATCGTCCATCTATTAACAGCCCTTCCCTGTGGGAAGCCTGGAGTAAAATCGAATGTGAATACGAACTCCAAAGGAAGTGAAGGTCCCATGAAAAGACTTGCTGCCCTCGCGCTTGCGGCATCCATGCTGCTGCCCCTGACCACGGCAAACGCTGACGCTGCCGATCTCGTCGTCGGACGCGGCGCTTCCACCACGGCGATGGATCCCGGTTTCCTGCGGGAAAGCGCGACGATCGTCGACAATATCTTCGATACGCTGGTCATGCGCGACAAGGATATGAGGCTCGTCCCGGGGCTCGCGACTTCTTGGAAGGCGATCGACGACACGACCTGGGAGTTCAAGCTGCGCGAGGGCGTTAAGTTCCACAACGGCGAGGACTTCGATGCCGAAGCCGTTAAATTCACGCTCGACCGCGTTCTCGATCCGAATGCCAAGTCGCCCACGGTTTCCTATATCCGGACGATCGACAGCGTCTCGGTGGTCGATCCGCTGACCGTTCGCATCAAGACCAAGAGCGCAGATCCGCTTCTGCCGACCCGCATGAGCCGCTATCCGGCCTATATCGTGCCGCCGAAATACGTGAAGGAAGTCGGAAACGATGTCTTCGCTCGCAAGCCAGTCGGCACCGGCCCGTACAAGTTCGTCGAGTTCGTTCCGGACCAGCACGTCATTCTGGAAGCCAACAAGGATTACTGGCGCGGCGCACCGTCGATAGACAAGGTCACCTGGCGCGCCATCCCTGATGGGACTGCCCGGATCACCGCTCTGCTGACCGGTGAAGTCGACCTGATCGAGAACGTCCCGGTCGATATCGCACCGATGATCAAGGAAAGCCCGGACGCCGACCTCGTGCAGGTCAAGAACGGAGGCCTGACCATCTATCTCGGCCTCGTGATGAGCGAAAAGCCGCTTGACAACGTCAAGGTCCGCCAGGCGCTGAACGCCGCAATCGACCGCCAATCGATCGTCACCAACATCCTGCAGGGCATGGCATCGCCGCGCGGCACGCAGGTGGGCGCGGCCGACTTCGGCTACAAGGATCTGCCGGTCACGGCCTATGATCCGAAGAAGGCGAAGGACCTGCTTGCCGAAGCTGGCTTCCCGAACGGCTTCTCGATCAAGATGCAGTCTACCCACCGTTACATGAAGGACGGCGAAGTCGCCCAGGCGATCGCCCAGCAGTTCGGTGATATCGGCGTCAAGGTCGAACAGGAGGTCCTCGACTGGTCGGTCTATGTCCAGCAGGTGCCGCGCAAGGGGCCGATCTTCATGCTGGGCTGGGGCTCGACCCAGACGCTGGATGCCGATGCGGCCGTTTACGCAATCTTCAAGACGGGTGAACCCTATTCGACGGCGTCCATTCCGGAACTCGACAAGCTGCTCGATGAAAGCCGCTCGATCGTCGATCCTGCCAAGCGTGAGGCGGTCTTGGCCCAGATCCAGGATCTCGCCGCCGAACAGGTTCCGGTGATCCCGCTTTACCAGGAAGACGCGCTGTACGGTAAGGCGAAGTCGGTTACCTTCGAAGGACGCCCCGACGCCCGTATCCCGGTCTTCGACATCAGGAAGAAGTAGGCCAAGCATGACACGGTTCTGGAATGTCCGGAACAATGCGGATGCCCTGTTCGCAACGTTCCTTCTGGTCGTGGTTCTGTTGCTCTGTGTCTTCGTGCCGCTCCTCTGGCCAGTCGACGCGGTACGGGGAACCCTGACCGCGACATTCAAGCCGCCACTTTCTGTTATCGGCGGGCAATTCCATCCGCTTGGAACCGACCAGCTCGGGCGAGACCTTCTCGCCCGGCTGGGCCTCGGCACAGCCATCTCGCTGTCGATCGTCATCGCCGCTTCAGTCATCTCCGTCGTGCTCGGCACGACGCTCGGCATGATCGCCGGTTATTACCGCGGCTGGTTCGACATCATCATCATGCGCGCTGTCGACGTGCAGCTCGCCATTCCCTTCATTCTTCTCATCCTGCTGATCGTCGCGGTGATCGGCCCGAGCATGGGCAATCTCGTCGTCGTGCTTGGCGTCACTGGCTGGGCGGTCTTTGCCCGTGTCGCCCGCGCCAAGACGCTGGAAATCCGCGAGCTGGAATATATCGATGCCTCGCGATCGATCGGCCTGTCCGACATGGTCATCATCTTCCGCCATGTGCTGCCGAATATCGTCGGGCCGCAGACGGTGCTGATGACGCTCGACCTGCCGAGGTTGATCATCCTGGAGGCCTCCGTCGGCTTCCTCGGCCTTGGCGTGCAGCCCCCCACCCCGACCCTCGGCAACCTGATCGGCGAGGGCCGTTCCTATATCCTGCTTGCCAATTGGCTGGTGCTTTATCCGGGTCTCGTCATCGGCGCATTGGTGATCGGCTGCAATCTCATCGGCGACTGGCTCGTGCGACGTGCCGACAGCAGGAACGTTTAAAGACCATGAAGACCTTGAGTTTCATCACAGGACGAGCACTGCAGGGCATCGTCGTCATGTTCGGCGTCTCGGTGATCGTCTTCTTTGCCTTGTTCCTCACCGGCGATCCGGCTGCGCTGATGATGTCGCCGGACGCGTCGCGTGACGAAATCGAGGCCTTCCGCCAGGCGATGGGCTTCAATGATCCGATTTGGCTCCAGTATGGTCGCTTTCTTGCAAGTGCCGTGACGGGAGAGCTGGGCAACTCGCTGCGCTTCCATCGCCCGGCGCTCGATCTCCTTATCGAACGCCTGCCGGCCACCGCGCTGCTTGCCTGCGTGGCTCTCGTCTGGAGTTCGCTGCTTGGTTTCCTGCTCGGAACCATCGCGGCCATCCGCAAGAACAGTGCCATCGATTTCGCAATCCGTGTCATTTCGCTGCTGGGCCAGGCGATTCCGGTCTTCTGGCTGGCACTGCTGCTGATCATCTTCTTTTCGCTGAAGCTTCGCTGGCTGCCGTCGAGCGGCATCGGTAGTGCCGCCCAGTTGATCATGCCGTCGATCGCGCTGGGCGCCTATTATCTGAGTGCCATCACCCGGCTGGTGCGCGCCAGCCTCATCGAGGTGCTGGGAGAGAACTATATCCGCACCGCGCGCGCCAAGGGCATCTCCTCCTGGCGCATCATCGTCCACCACGCGCTGCGCAACGCGCTGATCCCCGTTATCACCGTTCAGGGCATGTATTTCGCCTCGCTGCTCGGCGGCGCTCTGGTCACCGAGATCATTTTCGCCTGGCCCGGCATCGGACGGCTTGCCGTCGAAGCCATCCAGAACCGCGACTTCCCGGTTGTACAGGCCGTCGTGCTGTTTGCCGCTGCCGTCTTCGTGGTCGTCAACTTCCTCGTCGATCTCACCTATGTCTGGCTTAACCCGAGGATCAGGATATGATCGACGATTGGACAGTCGACGAGGCGCTGCAACTGACGCAGGACTGGTGCGCTATCCCGTCGGTCAAGGGCGACGATAAGGCATTGCGTGCCCAAGCCGACGAGGTCCGCTGCTGGCTGCAGCACCAGCTCGGAGCCGAGATCATCTGCTCCGATCCGTCGGGGGACCGCCCGCCGGTGATCCACGCCCGCATCGACGTCGGCGCCGCGACCACGGTCATTCTCTACAACATGTACGACGTGATGCCGGCCACGCCGGACGGCTGGTCCGTCGATCCGTTCTGCGGCGGCATCGTCGACTTGCCGGAGATCGGCGAGAGCTTCGTCGCGCGCGGAGCCGAAAACAACAAGGGACCGCTTGCCGGCATGTTCTGGGCGCTCAAGGCGCTATCGTCGGCCGGCCGGCTGCGCGTTAATGTCGAGGTCCTTGTCGATGGCGAGGAAGAGAGCGGCAGCCGCGCCATGCGTGACTATCTCGCCGATCCGTCCTGCCCGGTCAGGCCGAGCGCCTCTGCGATATTCCCGTCGTTCTGCGAATATGGCGGCGGCCCGCCACGCCTCTATCTTGGCTTTTCCGGCATCGCCAAGGGTGAGGTCCGGGTCGAGGGTGGTGCCTGGGGAGGCCCGAAAGCTGCGATCCATTCCAGCAACGCGCCCTGGATCGCCAATCCCGCCAGCCGGCTGGTTGAGGCGTTGTCGCTGATCGGCAAGCCGCCGACAGGCGAACTTGCCAGGATTTCGATCGACGAGGAGGCAAAGGCCGTCATCGCAAACCTGGCCTCGACCTTCGATCCCGCCGCGGAGCTGCACTTCCGCCGAACGGAAACTTTCGCGCTGGAAGGCGATGGCCTCGCGCTGCTGCAATATGTCCTTTCGACTGCTTCCTTCAACATATCCAGCCTCGAAAGCATGCCGCTCGGCTCCGATGGCGTCATACCTTATGGCGCCCGCGCCGGTTTCGAGCTGCGTGCCCCCCCGTCTCTCGATCCCGCCGATTTTCTCGCCCGGTATCGGCAGGCACTCGAAACGGTCCCCGGTGCGGTCCTGGCCGTCACCGACAGCTATCCCGGTTACCGCTTCGCGGCTGATGCGCCAGGTATCGGGCCGCTTCTGAAGAGTTATGAAAAGACGGCGCTTGCACGCCCGCAGATCTGGCCCTGGGCAATCGGCGGAGCACCGGCCGACGCCTTTGCCCGCCATGCGAAATCTTTCCTTCTGGCCGGTGCCGGCCGCGGCGGCAACGCCCATGGCATCGATGAGTTCATGACGCTGGAAGGCTTCCGTCGCTTCATCGACTCTATCGCCGTGTGGCTCGATCTGGTTGCCGACGAAGCTGAGGAGGCCGCGCGATGAATACCATCCGCCACCTTTCCCGCGCGGATGCGATCAAGGCCGGCGCCTTGGACTGGGCGGCAGCTGTCGAGGACATAAAGACGACGATCAGGCTGCTGCACGACGGACAGGCGGGCATGGTTGCCGAAAGCGTCATGCCGCTCGGCGCCGATCCCCGCAACAAGGCCTACGGCCTACCGGCCTTCGTCGGTGGCCGCTACGATGCAGCCGGACTGAAATGGACGGTCCATCGAGCAGAGCCAACGGGCGACCTGCCAAGCATCAGCAGTATCACGATCATAAACCGACTCTCAGACGGTGCGCCGGTCGGTAGCGTCGAAAGCGCGCTTCTGACCCGTATGCGCACGGCTGCCGTTTCCGCCATCGCCATGCGGGCGCTGAAACCGGGCGGCGTCACATCCGTTGCATTGCTCGGCGCCGGCGCTCATGCCGAAACCCATCTGGACATGCTGGTGCGGCTGTTCCCCTCTGTTCAGGAGATCCATCTCTGGAACCGGACGAAAGCCCATCTCGACCGGTTGCTGGATCGGGTGACGCCGGGTGCCACACGTATCCTCGCGTATGACGATCTCGACGCTGCGCTGGACGAGGCTGACGTTGTGATCTGCTGCACCTCGGCGACGGCCCCTTTCATCGGCCCTTCGACGGTTCGGCCCGGTCGGCTGATCATGCAGATCGGCTTCCATGAGGTTTTGTTCGAAACGATCGCGGCGACGGATGTCGTCGCCGTCGATCTCTGGGGCGATTTTGCCGAGAAGAGCGCCAAGAGCCTGTTTCAAATGTATCGCGCCGGGGAGTTCGGCCCCGACCGCGTGGCAGCGGACCTGCCAGCCATCCTTCTGGATGGCTGGCAGCCACCTGCCGGCGCGTCGCTCTATTTTTCCAGCTTCGGCCTCAACGTCTTCGATATCGCCTTCGCCGCCCGCCTGCTGCACCGTGCGGCCGGCTTGAATATAGGCGCCGTACTGCCTTCCCTCTGATATGCATTCCCTGAAAGGATCCGGCCATGATCATCACTGCCGCGGAATTCATGTCGCAATTGCCGCAAGGAAAACTCGTGCCGGTGGACGTTCGCCCGGAAGTGGATTGGCGCAAGGAGACGCTGCCGGGGGGCGTCAGCCTCAACGTCTACGACTACTTCATCCCCGAGAGCGACGAAACCGGCATCGCCGGCATGGCCGCGGGCGCGCGCGGTGCTTTCGAACGGCTCGGCCTCGGCAAGGACCGTATCCCGGTGTTCTTCGAGGAGCAGACCGGAATGATCTCTCCGCGTGGGCTCTGGTTCTATGAACTCGTCGGTTTGGAAGGCGGGCTGATCCTTGACGGCGGCATCCAGGCCTGGAGAGCGGCCGGTGGCGAGACCGCGCCGGGAACAGGCGCCACCGACGCGATCCGCCAGGCCGAAGCGTCGGCGATACCGTTCCGCCGCGAGCTTGTCGCGTCAACGGAGCAGGTGCTGGCCCATGAGGCCGATGGCGCCGACATTTTTGACACGCGACGCCGCACGGAATTCGAAGGCACGTTCGTCCATCCCTGCTGCGCCCGGCCCGGCCGTATCCCGCATTCGCATTTCGCCTTCTATGAGGATCTGTTGCAGGACGGCAGATACCGTTCAGCGGCCGAGATCCGCGCGATTGCCGAAGCGGCGGGGCTTTTGCCGGAACGCGAGGTCATCACCTATTGCCACCGCGGCGCCCGCGCGGCCACGGCGCTTTATGGTCTCAGGCTCGCCGGCTACGACAAGGTGAAGATCTATACCGGCTCCTGGCACGAATGGGCCGGCAATGCGGCGCTGCCGATCGAGATCGGCCCGGCGCAGGAGGTCTGAGGTTGGCTTGAAGCCAGCCCGGGACGTTGATGGATCACTCATCCCTGCGGCCGTTTTCGCGCGAAACCTCAGCCAGGAGAATCTACGCCGCTGCGGTCGCGCTGCCCCACTCGTCGCCCCAGACCTGTACCCGGTGCCCCGGCGAGACCTCGATATAATCGCGCTCTGGCGGCACGTAGGAGAGCGGTCGCAAAGGGCTCTTGATCTCGTCGTTGCTCAGTCCCCGACGGATGCCGCGCCGCGTCGGGTCCGGGATCGGCACGGCGGCCAGGAGCCGCTTCGTGTAAGGATGCTGCGGGTTTTCGAAAATCGCACGGCGCGGGCCGATCTCGACGATCTCACCGAGATACATAACCGCCACACGGTGGCTCATCCGCTCCACCACGGCCATGTCGTGGGAGATGAAGAGGTAGGCGAGGCCGAGATTTTCCTGCAGGTCGAGCATCAGGTTGATGACCTGCGCCTTGATCGACACGTCGAGTGCGGAAACCGCTTCGTCTGCGACGACGATCTGCGGCGCCATGGCAAGCGCCCGGGCGATGCACAGGCGCTGCCGCTGGCCGCCGGAGAATTCGTGCGGGAAGCGGGAGGCCATGTCCGGCTGCAGCCCGACCTTGACCATCAAGTCCCCAACCCGGTCATGCGCGTCGCGCCTGCCCGATGCGATGCCATGCGCCAGCAGCGGCTCAGCGATCGCGTCACCCACTTCGATGCGCGGATTGAGGCTGGCGAACGGGTCCTGGAAGATCATCTGGATATGCCGGCGCATGTCGCGCATTTCCCGGCCGGTGAGGCCGAGGATCTCCCGGTCATCGAGCTTGACCGAGCCGGAATTGGCATCGAGCAGCCGCATGATCGTACGGCCGGTGGTCGACTTACCGCAGCCGCTTTCGCCGACCAATGCCAGCGTTTCGCCGGCCTTCAGGTCGAAGGAGATGTTTTCGACGGCATGCACCCGGCCGGAGGTGGAACCCAGGAAACCGCCGCCAATGTCAAACCGTGCGACGAGATCGCGGACCTGCAGCAGCGGCACCGGCTTTGCCGAAACGGTATCCTCGACCGGCTGCATCTCGACCGGAGCGCCGCTTTCCACGTCGATCAGCGGAAAACGCGCCGGGCCGAAGGCGCCGTTCATGGACCCGAGCTTCGGCACGGCGGAGAGCAGCGCCTTGGTATAAGCACGCTGGGGCTCGGCGAAGATGTCTTCCGTGTGGCCGCGTTCGATCGCCTCGCCCTTATACATGACTATGGTGCGGTCGGCGATTTCCGCGACCACGCCCATGTCGTGGGTGATGAAGAGGACGCCCATGCCCTCTTCTTCCTGTAGCAGCTTGATGAGTTCGAGGATCTGCGCCTGGATCGTCACATCGAGCGCCGTGGTCGGTTCGTCGGCGATCAGCAGTTTCGGACGGCAGGCAAGTGCCATCGCGATCATGATGCGCTGACGCATGCCCCCGGAAAGCTGGTGCGGATATTCCTGCATGCGCTTGGCGGAGGAGGGAATGCGCACCTTTTCCATCAGGCCGAGCGCTTCCTTCGCAGCGTTGGAGAAGGACAGGCCGCGATGGGCTACCAGCACTTCGGAAATTTGGTCGCCGATCGTCAGTGATGGATTGAGGCTCGTCATCGGCTCCTGGAAGATCATC
The window above is part of the Rhizobium sp. WYJ-E13 genome. Proteins encoded here:
- a CDS encoding molybdopterin guanine dinucleotide-containing S/N-oxide reductase, with the protein product MDHAKRSNRKIRTAAHWGVYEIEPEATGGVSIRGAAEDADPSPIGLHMASATLKSVRIAKPSIRKSWLQSGPGANPHLRGREPFIEVEWDEALDLLAREFQRIREKFGNEAIFGGSYGWASAGRFHHAQSQVHRFLNLIGGYVGSVDNYSLAAGRVILPHAIASTEILLDQHTSFDVMARHTELFLTFGGVPVKNAQMSAGGAGRHRVTAGMKAMEMAGTRFVNVSPVSDNMPVDSEWLAIRPNTDVALMLALAYVLDAEGLADFSFLQSHCVGYERFRPYLLGENDGIAKSPEWASVICGIDARRITSLAREMATSRTMINVSWSLQRAVHGEQPFWMTVTLAAMLGQIGLPGGGFGIGYGALNSVGHDNPRFKFGAFPQGKNPISTFIPVARITDMLLNPGDGFTYNGKAFVYPDIRLVYWAGGNPFHHHQDLNRLLQAWQKPETIVVNEPYWTSTAKLADIVLPVTTPLERNDIASSGGEDLIVAMKKVQEPFGQSRSDFDIFDDLSKRLGIDFSEGLDESGWLKRIYALGRDNAAARSIDLPEFGDFWEAGLIDLGPRAKPVVMLEAFRHAPDDNPLPTPSGRIEIFSETVDSFALEDCPGHPTWFEPPEWLGAALRGGQELHLISDQPVRRLHSQLDASPHSKAGKIKGREPIFINPEDAQAREIVGGDLVEIHNKRGRVISGVVISEAIMPGVVRLSTGAWFDMDHKRDLERHGNPNALTLDTPSSSLSQGCSAQTCLVQVRKVDVEHAGVVEAFAQPHFEAR
- a CDS encoding FCD domain-containing protein, coding for MSTALFNAAPRKSLVTHVEDEIRMALIEGRLEPGTRLVTKDLADSLGMSITPVREALVRFAASGVLTAEPAQSFRVPTMTVAQYREISEIRKSVEGLAAFNAASQISGKEIAQMRVLLKKYLAAKTAKDQHLALALNKEFRFVLYAAARMPTLLGVIEMLWLKAGPGFNYLYPEVQSASGDHHNYDDLMRALQEKSADAARAAIEHAISDGARIVIEALRQREEPSAAAK
- a CDS encoding ABC transporter substrate-binding protein — translated: MKRLAALALAASMLLPLTTANADAADLVVGRGASTTAMDPGFLRESATIVDNIFDTLVMRDKDMRLVPGLATSWKAIDDTTWEFKLREGVKFHNGEDFDAEAVKFTLDRVLDPNAKSPTVSYIRTIDSVSVVDPLTVRIKTKSADPLLPTRMSRYPAYIVPPKYVKEVGNDVFARKPVGTGPYKFVEFVPDQHVILEANKDYWRGAPSIDKVTWRAIPDGTARITALLTGEVDLIENVPVDIAPMIKESPDADLVQVKNGGLTIYLGLVMSEKPLDNVKVRQALNAAIDRQSIVTNILQGMASPRGTQVGAADFGYKDLPVTAYDPKKAKDLLAEAGFPNGFSIKMQSTHRYMKDGEVAQAIAQQFGDIGVKVEQEVLDWSVYVQQVPRKGPIFMLGWGSTQTLDADAAVYAIFKTGEPYSTASIPELDKLLDESRSIVDPAKREAVLAQIQDLAAEQVPVIPLYQEDALYGKAKSVTFEGRPDARIPVFDIRKK
- a CDS encoding ABC transporter permease; this translates as MTRFWNVRNNADALFATFLLVVVLLLCVFVPLLWPVDAVRGTLTATFKPPLSVIGGQFHPLGTDQLGRDLLARLGLGTAISLSIVIAASVISVVLGTTLGMIAGYYRGWFDIIIMRAVDVQLAIPFILLILLIVAVIGPSMGNLVVVLGVTGWAVFARVARAKTLEIRELEYIDASRSIGLSDMVIIFRHVLPNIVGPQTVLMTLDLPRLIILEASVGFLGLGVQPPTPTLGNLIGEGRSYILLANWLVLYPGLVIGALVIGCNLIGDWLVRRADSRNV
- a CDS encoding ABC transporter permease translates to MKTLSFITGRALQGIVVMFGVSVIVFFALFLTGDPAALMMSPDASRDEIEAFRQAMGFNDPIWLQYGRFLASAVTGELGNSLRFHRPALDLLIERLPATALLACVALVWSSLLGFLLGTIAAIRKNSAIDFAIRVISLLGQAIPVFWLALLLIIFFSLKLRWLPSSGIGSAAQLIMPSIALGAYYLSAITRLVRASLIEVLGENYIRTARAKGISSWRIIVHHALRNALIPVITVQGMYFASLLGGALVTEIIFAWPGIGRLAVEAIQNRDFPVVQAVVLFAAAVFVVVNFLVDLTYVWLNPRIRI
- a CDS encoding M20 family metallopeptidase; translation: MIDDWTVDEALQLTQDWCAIPSVKGDDKALRAQADEVRCWLQHQLGAEIICSDPSGDRPPVIHARIDVGAATTVILYNMYDVMPATPDGWSVDPFCGGIVDLPEIGESFVARGAENNKGPLAGMFWALKALSSAGRLRVNVEVLVDGEEESGSRAMRDYLADPSCPVRPSASAIFPSFCEYGGGPPRLYLGFSGIAKGEVRVEGGAWGGPKAAIHSSNAPWIANPASRLVEALSLIGKPPTGELARISIDEEAKAVIANLASTFDPAAELHFRRTETFALEGDGLALLQYVLSTASFNISSLESMPLGSDGVIPYGARAGFELRAPPSLDPADFLARYRQALETVPGAVLAVTDSYPGYRFAADAPGIGPLLKSYEKTALARPQIWPWAIGGAPADAFARHAKSFLLAGAGRGGNAHGIDEFMTLEGFRRFIDSIAVWLDLVADEAEEAAR
- a CDS encoding sulfurtransferase; this translates as MIITAAEFMSQLPQGKLVPVDVRPEVDWRKETLPGGVSLNVYDYFIPESDETGIAGMAAGARGAFERLGLGKDRIPVFFEEQTGMISPRGLWFYELVGLEGGLILDGGIQAWRAAGGETAPGTGATDAIRQAEASAIPFRRELVASTEQVLAHEADGADIFDTRRRTEFEGTFVHPCCARPGRIPHSHFAFYEDLLQDGRYRSAAEIRAIAEAAGLLPEREVITYCHRGARAATALYGLRLAGYDKVKIYTGSWHEWAGNAALPIEIGPAQEV
- a CDS encoding ABC transporter ATP-binding protein, translating into MAETMISVSSLKTSFRRKGLWLPVVRDVSFDVAAGETVALVGESGSGKSVTAMSIMQLYERNACRIEGSVKLEGQELLGLPERKMRDIRGNRIAMIFQEPMTSLNPSLTIGDQISEVLVAHRGLSFSNAAKEALGLMEKVRIPSSAKRMQEYPHQLSGGMRQRIMIAMALACRPKLLIADEPTTALDVTIQAQILELIKLLQEEEGMGVLFITHDMGVVAEIADRTIVMYKGEAIERGHTEDIFAEPQRAYTKALLSAVPKLGSMNGAFGPARFPLIDVESGAPVEMQPVEDTVSAKPVPLLQVRDLVARFDIGGGFLGSTSGRVHAVENISFDLKAGETLALVGESGCGKSTTGRTIMRLLDANSGSVKLDDREILGLTGREMRDMRRHIQMIFQDPFASLNPRIEVGDAIAEPLLAHGIASGRRDAHDRVGDLMVKVGLQPDMASRFPHEFSGGQRQRLCIARALAMAPQIVVADEAVSALDVSIKAQVINLMLDLQENLGLAYLFISHDMAVVERMSHRVAVMYLGEIVEIGPRRAIFENPQHPYTKRLLAAVPIPDPTRRGIRRGLSNDEIKSPLRPLSYVPPERDYIEVSPGHRVQVWGDEWGSATAAA